Below is a genomic region from Roseovarius arcticus.
CCATATCATCGAGGAGCCTACCTGATGTATTTCGCCTCCGACAATTCCGGCCCGATGCACCCTGCAGTCGCGCAGGCAATGATCGCTGCCGATACCGGCTATCAGCCTAGCTATGGCACTGATCCTATCATGGACGGCGTGCGCGCGCAGATTCGTGGGATCTTTGAGGCGCCAGAGGCGGCTGTTTATCTGGTGGCAACAGGAACAGCCGCCAACGCCCTCGCTCTGGCGACGCTGGCCCAACCGTGGGAGACGGTGTTCTGCACGCCACTCGCGCATATCAACGTCGATGAATGCCACGCGCCGGAATTTTATACCGGCGGTGCCAAGCTGAGCCTTGTGGGCGCTGGTGACAAAATGACGGCAGAACAGCTGCGCGCCCGGATTGAGAGCTGGCCCAAGGGCGATGTGCACACGTCGCAGCGCGGCCCGGTGCAACTGACGCAAGTGACCGAGATGGGGCGCCTCTATACGTTGGGCGAGTTGCACGCGTTGACCAGCACCGCGCGCGAATACGGCCTGCCCACCTTTCTGGATGGGGCGCGGTTTGCCAATGCGTTGGTTGCGCTGGATTGCTCGCCCGCTGAAATGACGTGGAAGGCCGGCATCGACGCACTTAGCCTTGGTGGCACGAAAAACGGCTGCGCGGGTGTCGAGGCGGTGATTTTCTTTGACCCGAAACATGCCTGGGAATTTGAGCTGCGGCGCAAGCGCGGTGCGCATCTATTCTCCAAGCATCGGTATCTGTCGGCGCAGATGCAGGGCTATCTGGATGGCGATATCTGGCTAGAGGCCGCGCGCGCCGCCAACGCCAACGCCGCCCGGCTGGCGGCAGGCCTGCGCAGCGTGCCCAAGCTGGAGTTCGTGGAGAAGCCAGAGGCCAACATGATTTTTGCCACCCTGCCCCGGCACGAACATCAGCGGCTCAAGGCGGCAGGCGCGGTCTACGGCCTTTGGGGCGATCTGGAGGGGGACGCGGACGAACGGCTGATGATGCGCCTTGTCTGCGACTGGTCCATATCGCATGAGATGATCGACGCGTTCATATCGCTGGCAAAGGGTTAATCCGCAAGCCGGGCTAACATATGCGTCTGTCAAACGTCCTGAAGAAATCGCAGCACCTCGGCGCTTACCTGCGCCGGATGTGTCGCCACCGACATATGCCCTGCCCCGCCAATCACGCCGCGCTGTGCGTTTGGTAGCCGCGATGCCAGCCCTTCGTTGATGGCAGGGATGATCGCCGGCGCGTCGCTTCCCTCCAGCAGCAGCACAGGGATGTTGACCGCCTCCAGAACTCCGGGTTCCAGCATCCCGCCGACATCGTCATATAGCGCCGGACCTGCCGCCGCGATCAATGGCATTTGCTGCGCGATGCGCGCCTGCTGATCCGCGCTAAACTTGGACCATGGCCGCCCGCCGCCCCATGCGGCCACGAACCCTTGGGCAGCAAGCGCAAGATCACCCGCCGCCATCGCCACGTCAAAGGCGTGTTTTTCCGCCAGATGGGCAGCGCAGGCATCGGGACGCGCGCGCAAACCGACAGCGAAAAAGACCGGCTCGATCATCACCAAGGAGCGCACGAGGTCTGGCCGTTCTATCGCCAGCTTCAACGCCACAACCGCGCCGAAGCTGTGGCCGATTACGTCCATCGGCGCGGCGTCCTTGGCAAAATCTGCGGCGATGCCCGCGCAAACTGCGCTCATCTCGCCGCGGGCGTCCCAAACATCGCTGCGTCCATGCCCCGGCAGATCGAACGCCGTCATGGTCAGCGCACCGGACAAATCGCGCGCCATGCTGCCCCAAACGCCAGCCTCTGCAAGGCTGCAATGGATCAGCAGGGCCGCACGCGGGCCTTGCCCGAAAGTCGTCCACGACGTGCCAAATCCGCCCTTGAGTCCGCGTGGCATGTTAGTCCAACGCCCAAAAATGCAGCAGAGGGACGTAAAAATAATAGGGCAGGTCCATATTTTCGGGCCTCCTTTGGCTACGGCAGCTTTGCCAGACCCTAAGCCCATGCTAAGCCGTGTCAACGCCGCGAATCTGCCAATTCAGCCACGCACGGGAACCCATCACATGTCATCCAGTTCAGAACCGAAATTGATCTCGGGCAATGCCAACATGCCGCTGGCCACTGCAATCGCCCGGCGCATGTCGATGCACCGGGGGGTCAATGTCGGCCTCGTCGATGCGCGGGTCGAGCGGTTTAACGATGGCGAGATTTTCGTCGAGGTGTTCGAAAACGTGCGCGGCGAGGATATGTTTATCATCCAGCCGACATCGAACCCAGCGAATGACAACCTGATGGAGCTGCTGATTATGGCAGACGCGCTGCGCCGCTCGTCCGCGTCGCGCATCACTGCCGTCATCCCCTATTTTGGCTACGCGCGGCAGGATCGCCGGTCCAAGGCGCGCACGCCCATCTCGGCCAAGCTGGTCGCCAACATGCTGGTTGAGGCTGGCATTGAGCGGGTCCTGACGATGGACCTGCATGCGGCCCAAATCCAAGGTTTCTTTGATATTCCGGTAGATAACCTCTATGCGTCGCCGGTATTCGCGCTGGACATCATGAAGCAGTTCAAGGGTAGCCTTGACGATGTCATGATCGTATCACCTGATGTTGGCGGCGTCGCGCGCGCACGCGAATTGGCCAAGCGGATCAACGCGCCACTCAGTATCGTGGACAAGCGCCGCGAAAAGGCTGGCGAAGTGGCCGAAATGACGATCATCGGCGACGTGACAGGTAAAAAGTGCATTATCGTCGACGACATGTGCGACACGGCCGGTACCCTCTGCAAAGCGGCCGAGGTGCTGATGGAAAACGGCGCGTCCGAGGTCCACGCCTACACCACACACGGCGTTATGTCTGGCCCGGCGGTGGACCGGATCACGAACTCCGTGCTGAAATCCATGGTCATTACCGACACGATCGCGCCAACCGATGCTGTGCGCGCCACGCCTAATATCCGCATCATCCCTACCGCGCCGGTCTTTGCCCAGGCGATCCTGAACATCTGGAACGGCACGTCGGTGTCGTCGCTGTTCGAGACGCCTACGCTGGAGCCGGTTTATGAAGGGCAGTTCGGGAATTGATAGGGGCATTTGCCCCCCGCGGCCTCAAGGGGATAGTCAGCCTCTGACGCTGCATCCAGCGACTTAGTAGAGATCCCAGTCATCTTCGTGAGATACTTCGCCAATCGCCATCCAGCGCACGCGGGCGCGGGCGATGCGGGTGTCGGCCCATGTGCGGAACGCAACTTCGAAACCAACCTCGGTGATTGCCTCGGCGCTGACCTCAACCCGCGCGTTCGTGCGGCTATCAATATCCCACATCGACAGGGCGCAATGGACCGCAGGCGGCGTGCGGAAACGCTCGGTGAAGCGGACGGTATGGACGCGCGTGCGCTCGCCCTCGCCGGTCCACATGGCCCCGCCTTTTTCAAAGTCAGTGAACAGGACCAATTCGCCCTGATCTATCCCCATAAGTTTCGTGTCGATGCGTTTCATACCAATTTAACCGTTACCCATCCGCAGACCTACACAACGTTTTCGGCAGAAATATGATCCAACATTAAAAAAGGGCCTGCAATATAATGCAGGCCCCTTAATCATCGCGCCGCACAGGCCCGCAGATCAATATCCGCTGAGGCCCATATGCTCGCCCATGGCGACCATGTCAGCAAGCAGCTTGGCCGCGTCGTCGACAGGGCCAGGCTCGTTCACGAATGTCTCGCGCGCCTTGGTCAGACGGTTATTTGCATCCTCGACAAGGGCCTTGAATCGCTCTTGCGTCATGTCCGAGCGGTGGATCGCTTGCTCGGCCAAGACCGACACGCTATCGCCGTTGATCTCGGCAAAGCCGCCCGTGACGGCGTATTCTTCCTCGCCCTTGTCTGAAATGACGCGGACGATCCCAGGGCGCAGAGTAGTGATGAGGGGCGAGTGGTCGGCCATGGCCGTCAGATCGCCCTCGGCGCCCGGTATCTGTACTTCGCGCGCCTGAACCGATGTCAGAAGGCGCTCGGGCGATACCAGATCGAATTGCACTGTGTCAGCCATGGGTGGCCTCCTTCTTGAAGCGGGTGTTCGTGGCGAAATGCCGGACCGCACACTGGCGGTCCGGCAGATGCATTATGCGGCGTCGGCGGCCATACGCTCGGCCTTGGCCTTCACGTCTTCAATGCCGCCAACCATGTAGAAGGCACCTTCGGGCAGGTGGTCATACTCACCCGCGACAACGGCTTTGAACGACGAAATCGTCTCTTCCAGCGGAACCTGAACACCGTCAGAGCCGGTAAAGACCTTGGCGACGTCGAAAGGCTGCGACAGGAAGCGTTGGATTTTCCGGGCACGTGCTACGGTCAGCTTGTCCTCCTCAGACAACTCGTCCATGCCGAGGATCGCGATGATGTCCTGCAGCGACTTGTAGCGCTGAAGAATACCCTGAACATCGCGGGCCACCTGGTAATGCTCCTCGCCGACGACGGACGGGTCCATCAGGCGCGATGTCGAGTCGAGCGGGTCAACGGCCGGGTAGATACCCAGCTCGGAGATGGCGCGCGACAGAACGGTTGTGGCATCAAGGTGCGCAAACGAGGTCGCAGGCGCAGGGTCGGTCAGGTCGTCCGCAGGAACGTAGACGGCCTGCACGGACGTGATCGAGCCCTTGTTTGTCGATGTAATCCGCTCTTGCATCTGGCCCATATCGGTGGCCAGCGTAGGCTGGTAGCCCACAGCCGAAGGGATACGGCCCAGCAAGGCGGACACTTCGGAGCCGGCCTGCGTGAAGCGGAAGATGTTGTCGACGAAGAACAGAACGTCTGTACCCGACTGGTCGCGGAACTGCTCGGCCAATGTCAGGCCGGTCAGGGCAACACGCATACGCGCGCCGGGAGGCTCGTTCATCTGGCCGTACACCAGCGCCACTTTGGACTCTTGGAGGTTATCGGGGACGATAACGCCGGATTCGATCATCTCGTGATAAAGGTCGTTACCTTCGCGCGTCCGCTCGCCCACACCGGCGAAAACCGAGAAGCCCGAGTGCACTTTGGCGATGTTGTTGATCAGTTCCATAATCAGAACCGTCTTGCCCACGCCGGCACCGCCGAAGAGGCCAATTTTACCACCCTTGGCATAGGGGGCCAGCAGGTCGACGACCTTGATGCCTGTCACCAGAACGATCGACTCGGTCGACTGATCGGCAAAGGGGGGCGCGTCGTTGTGGATCGAGCGTTCTTCTTCGCGCGACACTGGGCCGCCTTCGTCCACAGGCTCTCCCACGACGTTCAGGATGCGACCCAGCGTGGCGTTCCCCACGGGGATGGTGATCGGACCATCGGTGTCGGTCACTTCCTGGCCGCGAACCAGACCTTCGGTCGCGTCCATCGCGATGGTGCGAACAGTGTTCTCGCCAAGGTGCTGGGCCACTTCCAGCACCAGCTTCTTGCCGTTGTTGTCTGTGGTCAGGGCGTTCAGGATCTGAGGCAGGTGGTCGCCGAACTGAACGTCGACCACGGCGCCGATCACCTGAGTGATTTTGCCTTTTGCATTAGCCATGTGTCTCTCCGTCTCGTTTCTAGAGCGCCTCAGCGCCCGAAATAATTTCAATCAGCTCGTTCGTGATCACAGCCTGACGCGAACGGTTGTACTGGATGGTCAGCTTGTCGATCATCTCGCCTGCGTTGCGGGTAGCGTTGTCCATCGCAGACATCCGCGCGCCCTGTTCGGACGCCCCGTTTTCCAGCAAGGCTGCAAAGATTGCCGTGGCCACACCGCGCGGCAGAAGGTCGGCCAGAATAGCCGCCTCGTCCGGCTCGTAGTCATAGAAAGCGGCGTCGCCGTCTTCTTCGGGTGCGTCGAAATCGGCCGGGATGATCTGCTGCGATGTCGGGATTTGCGTGACCACGTTCTCAAACTCAGCAAAGTAGATTTTGGCCACGTCGAAATCGCCGGCATCAAACCGGTTCAGCACCTCGGTCGCCACGCCCTGTGCGTCGGCATAACCGATGCGTTTGACGTCAGAGAAATCCACGTGATGCACGAAATACTTGCTGTACTCGCGGCGCATCGAATCGCGGCCCTTCTTACCGACGGTGATGATCTTAACCGTCTTGCCTTCGGCGATCAGCTTGGTCGCCTCCTGCTTTGCCAGCTTGGCGATGTTGGCGTTGAAACCGCCGCAAAGGCCGCGCTCCGACGTCATCACGATCAGCAGGTACGTCTGGTCTTTGCCTGTGCCACTCAGCAAACGAGGTGCGCCCTCGGATTTGCCAACCGACGATGCGAGGCGCCCCATAACGGCGTTAAAACGCTCGGTATAAGGGCGCGCCGCTTCAGCCGCCTCCTGCGCGCGGCGAAGCTTCGCCGCGGCGACCATTTGCATGGCCTTGGTGATCTTGCGGGTCGATTTGACCGACGCGATCCTGTTTTTCAGGTCTTTGAGATTCGGCATTGCCTTATCTCCCCCTTATTCCAAGTCTGCTATGCGAAGTCGGCGGCAAATTCGTCGAGAACTGCCCGGATCTTGTCCTCGGCGTCGCCCTTGATCTTGGGGTCTTCCTTGGTGATCCAGTCCAGCAGATCCGAGTGCTTGCCGCGCAGATGTTTGAGCAGACCAGCCTCAAAACGGCCGACGTCCTTGACCGGGATCTTGTCCAGATAGCCTTTGGTGCCTGCAAAAATGACGCAGACAATCTCGGCGTTTGTCAGGGGCGAATACTGCGGCTGCTTCATCAACTCGGTCAGGCGCGCACCACGGTTCAGCAACTGCTGAGTGGCAGCATCAAGGTCTGAGCCGAACTGGGCAAAAGCCGCCATTTCGCGGTACTGAGCCAGCTCCAGCTTGACCGGGCCCGCGACAGATTTCATCGAGTTCGTCTGAGCGGAGGAGCCAACACGGCTAACCGACAGACCGGTGTTCACGGCGGGTCGGATGCCCTGATAGAACAGCTCGGTTTCGAGAAAGATCTGGCCGTCGGTGATCGAAATCACGTTGGTCGGGATAAACGCCGACACGTCGCCGCCTTGCGTCTCGATGATCGGCAGGGCCGTAAGCGAGCCGGAGCCGTTGTCCTCGTTCAGCTTGGCAGACCGCTCCAGCAAGCGAGAGTGGAGATAGAAAACGTCACCGGGATAGGCCTCACGGCCGGGCGGGCGGCGCAGCAGAAGCGACATCTGGCGATAAGCCACGGCTTGCTTGGACAAATCATCATAGACGATCAGTGCATGACGGCCATTGTCGCGGAAATGCTCGGCCATCGCTGTCGCGGAATAGGGTGCAAGGAACTGCATCGGCGCGGGATCAGAGGCGGTGGCAGCGACGACGATGGAGTATTCCATCGCGCCAGTTTCTTCGAGCTTCTTCACCAGCTGCGCAACTGTCGAGCGTTTCTGGCCGATGGCGACATAGACGCAATACAGCTTCTTGCCTTCGTCGTCGCCCGCGGCGTCGTTGATCGACTTCTGGTTCAGCATCGCGTCAAGGGCGATTGCGGTCTTGCCTGTCTGGCGGTCACCAATGATCAGCTCGCGCTGGCCACGGCCGATGGGGATCATCGCGTCGACGGATTTGATACCAGTCGCCATTGGCTCATGCACGGATTTGCGCGGGATAATGCCCGGCGCCTTTACGTCGGCGATGCCGCGCTCTTTGGTGTCGATAGGGCCTTTGCCGTCCAGTGGATTGCCCAGGCCATCAACAACGCGGCCCAGAAGCGCATCACCAATTGGCACGTCCACGATGGACTTGGTGCGCTTGACGGTGTCGCCTTCCTTGATGTCGCGGTCAGAGCCGAAGATCACGATACCAACGTTGTCGGCCTCGAGGTTCAGAGCCATGCCCATAATGCCACCGGGGAACTCGACCAGTTCGCCGGCCTGAACATTGTCCAGACCGTGAACGCGGGCGATGCCGTCACCGACAGACAGAACCCGGCCAACTTCGGCCACTTCGGCCTCTTGGCCGAAATTCTTGATCTGGTCCTTCAGGATTGCAGAAATCTCTGCCGCTTGGATACCCATTTATCCGACCTCTTTCATTGAATTCTGGAGCGATGCAAGCTTGGAGCGGATCGACGTGTCGATCATCTTCGAGCCCACTTTTACGACAAGACCGCCGATGAGACTTTCATCAACGGTCGCATTGATCTTGACCTCTTTGCCGATATTGGCCTTGAGCGTCTTGATGAGTTTGTCTGACTGCGCTTTCGTCAGGGCCTTGGCGCTGGTCACCTCTGCCTGCACTTCGCCTTTGCTGTCCGCGATCATGGCGCGCAACTGCGAAATCAGCTGGGGCGCGGCGAACAGGCGGCGCTTTTGTGCCATCAGGCCCAGACCACGCGCCAGCGCTGGCGTTAATTTCAAATGTGCGGCGATGGCCGACATCGCACTGGCCTGCTCGGCCCGGCTAACGATGGGGCTGGCGATCATGTCACGCAGATCGGTGCTGACGTCCAGCGCCTCGGCCAGCGCGTCGACGCTAGACTCCAATTTGGGCAGGCGGCTGTTTTCTTGGGCAATCTCAAAGATCGCGGTCGCATAGCGTTCGGCGATACCCGAGGAGATCGAAGCTGGTTCGGACACGTCCACCCTTTCGACAATTAGGCCCCTGCGACAGACACAAGATGCATCTGAGGGGCGTTGGAGAGCTTTGGCAACTCTTATCACTGTAATCCGGCGTGGGTCTAGCAGAGCCTTTGCCACTTGCCAAGTTGCTATGCGGCACCCAAATGGCGCAGTAAGTCCTTTGCTTTCAAGGTGTTGTCTTTGGTGCGATGCATTGCGCGACATTTTGGGGCGAAAAAAATATGTGCCGACGCTGACCTATGGCGATTCTAGCGAGGGCATATAGGGGACACATTCGCAGCCCCGTACGCGCCGCCGCGCACTTAACGAGGCAGAGCATTGGTGAACGATCTAGCCTGCACAGACAGTTACTAGATCTGCCCGGCGACTGGCTTTGGCTGGGGTGCCAGCGCCTCCAGTGGTTTGCGCACGCTGGCGCGCAGGCCCGGTCCGCGCGGCGCATGCACGCGCTTGGTCGCCTCTACCATCAACACGCCGCCGGCGGCTATCATCGATAGGTTGCCGCCCAGACGCTCCCACATTCCAGCCGTCTTACGCCAGAAGCTGCGCGTGCTGGGCGGCTGATAAAGCGTGGTCATGTGCCGTTCGGGCAGGAAATTGTGGGATTTCAGCAACGTCTCTAACTGGGTCTGGCTATAAGGCCGTCCCGATCCAAAGGGTGTGCGATCGCTGCGCGACCACAGCCCTGCCCGGTTCGGCACCACGAACAGCGCGGACCCCCCCGGCCCCAGCACGCGCCAGCATTCGTCCAGCAAAT
It encodes:
- a CDS encoding threonine aldolase family protein produces the protein MYFASDNSGPMHPAVAQAMIAADTGYQPSYGTDPIMDGVRAQIRGIFEAPEAAVYLVATGTAANALALATLAQPWETVFCTPLAHINVDECHAPEFYTGGAKLSLVGAGDKMTAEQLRARIESWPKGDVHTSQRGPVQLTQVTEMGRLYTLGELHALTSTAREYGLPTFLDGARFANALVALDCSPAEMTWKAGIDALSLGGTKNGCAGVEAVIFFDPKHAWEFELRRKRGAHLFSKHRYLSAQMQGYLDGDIWLEAARAANANAARLAAGLRSVPKLEFVEKPEANMIFATLPRHEHQRLKAAGAVYGLWGDLEGDADERLMMRLVCDWSISHEMIDAFISLAKG
- a CDS encoding F0F1 ATP synthase subunit epsilon, with amino-acid sequence MADTVQFDLVSPERLLTSVQAREVQIPGAEGDLTAMADHSPLITTLRPGIVRVISDKGEEEYAVTGGFAEINGDSVSVLAEQAIHRSDMTQERFKALVEDANNRLTKARETFVNEPGPVDDAAKLLADMVAMGEHMGLSGY
- a CDS encoding F0F1 ATP synthase subunit gamma, with amino-acid sequence MPNLKDLKNRIASVKSTRKITKAMQMVAAAKLRRAQEAAEAARPYTERFNAVMGRLASSVGKSEGAPRLLSGTGKDQTYLLIVMTSERGLCGGFNANIAKLAKQEATKLIAEGKTVKIITVGKKGRDSMRREYSKYFVHHVDFSDVKRIGYADAQGVATEVLNRFDAGDFDVAKIYFAEFENVVTQIPTSQQIIPADFDAPEEDGDAAFYDYEPDEAAILADLLPRGVATAIFAALLENGASEQGARMSAMDNATRNAGEMIDKLTIQYNRSRQAVITNELIEIISGAEAL
- a CDS encoding H-type lectin domain-containing protein, whose protein sequence is MKRIDTKLMGIDQGELVLFTDFEKGGAMWTGEGERTRVHTVRFTERFRTPPAVHCALSMWDIDSRTNARVEVSAEAITEVGFEVAFRTWADTRIARARVRWMAIGEVSHEDDWDLY
- the atpA gene encoding F0F1 ATP synthase subunit alpha produces the protein MGIQAAEISAILKDQIKNFGQEAEVAEVGRVLSVGDGIARVHGLDNVQAGELVEFPGGIMGMALNLEADNVGIVIFGSDRDIKEGDTVKRTKSIVDVPIGDALLGRVVDGLGNPLDGKGPIDTKERGIADVKAPGIIPRKSVHEPMATGIKSVDAMIPIGRGQRELIIGDRQTGKTAIALDAMLNQKSINDAAGDDEGKKLYCVYVAIGQKRSTVAQLVKKLEETGAMEYSIVVAATASDPAPMQFLAPYSATAMAEHFRDNGRHALIVYDDLSKQAVAYRQMSLLLRRPPGREAYPGDVFYLHSRLLERSAKLNEDNGSGSLTALPIIETQGGDVSAFIPTNVISITDGQIFLETELFYQGIRPAVNTGLSVSRVGSSAQTNSMKSVAGPVKLELAQYREMAAFAQFGSDLDAATQQLLNRGARLTELMKQPQYSPLTNAEIVCVIFAGTKGYLDKIPVKDVGRFEAGLLKHLRGKHSDLLDWITKEDPKIKGDAEDKIRAVLDEFAADFA
- a CDS encoding F0F1 ATP synthase subunit delta, whose product is MSEPASISSGIAERYATAIFEIAQENSRLPKLESSVDALAEALDVSTDLRDMIASPIVSRAEQASAMSAIAAHLKLTPALARGLGLMAQKRRLFAAPQLISQLRAMIADSKGEVQAEVTSAKALTKAQSDKLIKTLKANIGKEVKINATVDESLIGGLVVKVGSKMIDTSIRSKLASLQNSMKEVG
- the atpD gene encoding F0F1 ATP synthase subunit beta yields the protein MANAKGKITQVIGAVVDVQFGDHLPQILNALTTDNNGKKLVLEVAQHLGENTVRTIAMDATEGLVRGQEVTDTDGPITIPVGNATLGRILNVVGEPVDEGGPVSREEERSIHNDAPPFADQSTESIVLVTGIKVVDLLAPYAKGGKIGLFGGAGVGKTVLIMELINNIAKVHSGFSVFAGVGERTREGNDLYHEMIESGVIVPDNLQESKVALVYGQMNEPPGARMRVALTGLTLAEQFRDQSGTDVLFFVDNIFRFTQAGSEVSALLGRIPSAVGYQPTLATDMGQMQERITSTNKGSITSVQAVYVPADDLTDPAPATSFAHLDATTVLSRAISELGIYPAVDPLDSTSRLMDPSVVGEEHYQVARDVQGILQRYKSLQDIIAILGMDELSEEDKLTVARARKIQRFLSQPFDVAKVFTGSDGVQVPLEETISSFKAVVAGEYDHLPEGAFYMVGGIEDVKAKAERMAADAA
- a CDS encoding alpha/beta fold hydrolase translates to MPRGLKGGFGTSWTTFGQGPRAALLIHCSLAEAGVWGSMARDLSGALTMTAFDLPGHGRSDVWDARGEMSAVCAGIAADFAKDAAPMDVIGHSFGAVVALKLAIERPDLVRSLVMIEPVFFAVGLRARPDACAAHLAEKHAFDVAMAAGDLALAAQGFVAAWGGGRPWSKFSADQQARIAQQMPLIAAAGPALYDDVGGMLEPGVLEAVNIPVLLLEGSDAPAIIPAINEGLASRLPNAQRGVIGGAGHMSVATHPAQVSAEVLRFLQDV
- a CDS encoding ribose-phosphate pyrophosphokinase is translated as MSSSSEPKLISGNANMPLATAIARRMSMHRGVNVGLVDARVERFNDGEIFVEVFENVRGEDMFIIQPTSNPANDNLMELLIMADALRRSSASRITAVIPYFGYARQDRRSKARTPISAKLVANMLVEAGIERVLTMDLHAAQIQGFFDIPVDNLYASPVFALDIMKQFKGSLDDVMIVSPDVGGVARARELAKRINAPLSIVDKRREKAGEVAEMTIIGDVTGKKCIIVDDMCDTAGTLCKAAEVLMENGASEVHAYTTHGVMSGPAVDRITNSVLKSMVITDTIAPTDAVRATPNIRIIPTAPVFAQAILNIWNGTSVSSLFETPTLEPVYEGQFGN
- a CDS encoding methyltransferase domain-containing protein; translation: MHVDVQELRNFYYRSTLGRAVQKTVRAQIADIWPEAKGQTVVGFGFALPFLRPYLATARRTIALMPGPQGVIAWPQKMPNISVLCEETMWPIETGHVDKLLVMHGLEASERPADLLDECWRVLGPGGSALFVVPNRAGLWSRSDRTPFGSGRPYSQTQLETLLKSHNFLPERHMTTLYQPPSTRSFWRKTAGMWERLGGNLSMIAAGGVLMVEATKRVHAPRGPGLRASVRKPLEALAPQPKPVAGQI